One stretch of Aquimarina sp. Aq107 DNA includes these proteins:
- a CDS encoding Lrp/AsnC family transcriptional regulator yields the protein MNHFDYIDQQILLQIREDARKPFSQIAEELKISNSLVHQRIRKLKENQVINKAEFVIDEKQIGYKTKSYVGIRLKEARYARSVVDDLAKIPEILECNYVSGNYALFILIFAYDNHHLRNILYEQVHQIDGVAGTDSFICFDTNFKRQITLDSLVKGKQI from the coding sequence ATGAATCATTTTGATTATATAGATCAGCAAATATTATTGCAGATCCGCGAAGATGCTAGAAAACCTTTTTCGCAAATAGCTGAAGAATTAAAGATTTCTAATTCATTAGTACATCAAAGAATTAGAAAGTTAAAGGAGAACCAGGTAATTAATAAAGCCGAGTTTGTTATTGATGAAAAGCAAATAGGATACAAAACCAAATCTTATGTTGGAATAAGGCTTAAAGAAGCTAGATATGCTAGGTCAGTAGTTGATGATTTGGCTAAAATACCAGAAATATTAGAATGTAATTATGTATCTGGTAATTATGCACTTTTTATCCTGATATTTGCATACGATAATCATCATTTACGCAATATTCTATACGAACAAGTTCATCAAATAGATGGAGTTGCTGGTACGGATAGCTTTATTTGTTTTGATACCAATTTTAAGCGACAGATTACTTTGGATTCATTAGTAAAAGGAAAACAAATATGA